From Amycolatopsis sp. cg9, one genomic window encodes:
- a CDS encoding fatty acyl-AMP ligase, translated as MPPAAVPDEVLATPFTDYLLRNAAEDRPAFTCLTFPGPAEHTLSWPQVLARVRGVARELRRHTRPGDRVAIVARQDLEYVVAFLGTLYAGLVAMPLSVPTGRTHGARIESAFADARPSVCLTSKNLLEKTASLAGRPDVVLAIEDIGPDDAEPPAAVAMSDPAYLQYTSGSTRRPAGAVISHRALVASCWQTTRCYHADASTPLAGWVPFFHDMGLVLLIGTPVFLGSRSVFFTPMEFVRDPLRWIRLLAEHPGAVTAAPNFAFDLAAEAAGDLEPVDLSHVNSVLNGSEPVRAATVAAFERAFAPFGLPRAAHKPCYGLAEATVFVTSTGAEGPTVSTSGLVSAGRPYGQRIRIVDQGTGALRADGEVGEIQVSGPNVADRYWGQDGPLATGGWLATGDLGFVREGLLYVTGRLKDLIIVDGRNHYPQDIEATVEAAHPAVRSGRVAAFAVQEAGGEGVAVVAGCTAPDESVAKAVRRAVSAGHDLPLRALWLVPPGAVPRTSSGKVARAAARDRWWGENGRHG; from the coding sequence GTGCCGCCCGCAGCCGTCCCGGACGAGGTCCTGGCCACGCCGTTCACGGACTACCTGCTCCGCAACGCCGCCGAAGACCGCCCGGCCTTCACGTGCCTGACCTTCCCCGGCCCGGCCGAGCACACGCTGAGCTGGCCCCAGGTGCTCGCGCGCGTCCGCGGTGTCGCCCGCGAGTTGCGGCGCCACACCCGGCCGGGTGATCGCGTGGCGATCGTCGCCCGCCAGGACCTCGAGTACGTCGTCGCCTTCCTCGGCACGCTCTACGCGGGGCTCGTCGCGATGCCGCTGTCGGTCCCGACCGGCCGCACCCACGGCGCCCGGATCGAGTCGGCCTTCGCCGACGCCCGGCCGTCGGTGTGCCTGACCTCGAAGAACCTGCTGGAGAAGACCGCCTCGCTGGCCGGACGGCCCGACGTCGTGCTCGCGATCGAGGACATCGGGCCCGACGACGCCGAGCCGCCCGCCGCGGTGGCGATGTCCGACCCGGCCTACCTGCAGTACACGTCGGGCTCGACGCGCCGCCCGGCCGGTGCGGTGATCTCGCACCGCGCGCTGGTGGCCAGCTGCTGGCAGACCACCCGTTGCTACCACGCCGACGCGTCGACCCCGCTGGCCGGCTGGGTCCCGTTCTTCCACGACATGGGGCTGGTCCTGCTCATCGGCACGCCGGTCTTCCTCGGTTCGCGGTCGGTGTTCTTCACGCCGATGGAGTTCGTGCGCGACCCGCTGCGCTGGATCCGCCTGCTGGCCGAGCACCCGGGTGCGGTGACGGCCGCGCCGAACTTCGCCTTCGACCTGGCCGCCGAGGCGGCGGGGGACCTGGAACCCGTCGACCTCTCGCACGTGAACTCGGTGCTCAACGGCAGCGAGCCGGTCCGCGCGGCCACCGTCGCGGCGTTCGAGCGGGCGTTCGCGCCGTTCGGGCTGCCGCGCGCGGCGCACAAGCCGTGCTACGGGCTGGCCGAGGCCACGGTCTTCGTCACGAGCACCGGTGCCGAGGGCCCGACCGTGTCGACGTCCGGCCTGGTGTCCGCGGGGCGCCCGTACGGCCAGCGGATCCGCATCGTCGACCAGGGGACCGGTGCGCTCCGAGCGGACGGGGAGGTCGGCGAGATCCAGGTGTCCGGCCCGAACGTCGCCGACCGCTACTGGGGCCAGGACGGTCCCTTGGCGACCGGCGGCTGGCTGGCCACCGGCGACCTCGGCTTCGTCCGCGAAGGGCTGCTGTACGTCACCGGCCGGCTCAAGGACCTGATCATCGTCGACGGCCGCAACCACTACCCGCAGGACATCGAAGCCACGGTCGAGGCCGCGCACCCGGCCGTCCGGTCCGGCCGGGTCGCCGCGTTCGCCGTCCAGGAGGCGGGCGGCGAAGGGGTCGCGGTCGTGGCCGGCTGCACGGCGCCGGACGAATCCGTGGCGAAGGCCGTGCGGCGGGCCGTCTCGGCGGGGCACGACCTGCCGCTGCGCGCGCTGTGGCTGGTTCCCCCGGGCGCGGTGCCGCGCACCTCCAGCGGCAAGGTGGCCCGGGCCGCGGCCCGCGACCGCTGGTGGGGCGAGAATGGGCGGCATGGCTGA
- a CDS encoding acyl carrier protein codes for MADPGTYVDEIKRTICFALEIPPERLTDSTPFDELGMTSRQRIQLLARVEVTYGVSVDLDELDRLVDVRGVAEVISEAVDAQRPTG; via the coding sequence ATGGCTGACCCGGGTACCTACGTCGACGAGATCAAGCGGACCATCTGCTTCGCGCTCGAGATCCCGCCGGAGCGGCTGACGGACTCGACGCCGTTCGACGAGCTCGGCATGACGTCCCGGCAGCGGATCCAGCTGCTCGCCCGCGTCGAAGTGACGTACGGCGTTTCGGTCGACCTCGACGAGCTCGACCGGCTGGTGGACGTCCGCGGCGTCGCCGAGGTGATCTCCGAGGCGGTCGACGCGCAACGCCCGACCGGGTGA